The following are from one region of the Emys orbicularis isolate rEmyOrb1 chromosome 21 unlocalized genomic scaffold, rEmyOrb1.hap1 SUPER_21_unloc_1, whole genome shotgun sequence genome:
- the LOC135894979 gene encoding uncharacterized protein LOC135894979 isoform X3 — MESPWMGVRSELTMLGNLPVDPEVAHSEAEAEAAATPEEVETEATVAAAMTTEVEAMAGPGTTAAEVREDITTATPLEALTETTMTTKVQEDGASCSTLKGGDTETRTDSSAQGGRHAQEFATRAPAHLSWTGPMTAVGRVRPC; from the exons ATGGAGAG TCCGTGGATGGGCGTCAGATCAGAGTTGACCATGCTGGGAAATCTTCCCGTGGATCCAGAGGTGGCTCATTCGGAGGCAGAGGCCGAGGCCGCGGCTACTCCAGAG GAGGTGGAGACAGAAGCTACGGTGGCGGCCGCTATGACAACAGAAGTGGAGGCTATGGCGGGTCCCGGGACTACGGCGGCAG AAGTCAGGGAGGATATAACGACCGCTACTCCTCTGGAGGCTCTTACAGAGACAACTATGACAACTAAG GTGCAAGAGGACGGCGCCAGCTGCTCTACCCTGAAAGGAGGGGATACGGAGACTAGAACGGACAGTTCGGCCCAAG GTGGTCGGCACGCACAGGAGTTTGCCACAAGGGCACCCGCACACCTGAGCTGGACGGGCCCGATGACTGCTGTGGGGAGAGTCAGGCCCTGCTGA
- the LOC135894925 gene encoding cold-inducible RNA-binding protein-like yields MASDEGKLFIGGLSFDTNEQNLEQLFSPYGDIAEVVVVKDRETQRSRGFGFITYRRPEDAKDAMRAMNGESVDGRQIRVDQAGKSSRGSSGGRGRGGFSRGGGDRGYGGGRYDNRSGGYGGSRDYYGSRNQGGYGDRYSGGSYRDSYDN; encoded by the exons ATGGCATCTGACGAAGGCAAGCTCTTCATCGGAGGACTCAGCTTCGACACCAATGAGCAGAACCTGGAGCAGCTTTTCTCCCCTTATGGTGACATAGCAGAAG TGGTGGTAGTGAAGGACCGAGAGACCCAGAGATCCAGAGGCTTCGGCTTCATCACCTACCGCCGTCCAGAGGATGCCAAGGACGCCATGAGAGCTATGAATGGGGAG tcTGTGGATGGGCGCCAGATCCGAGTTGACCAGGCCGGGAAATCATCCCGTGGCTCTTCAGGGGGCAGAGGCCGTGGTGGCTTCTCAAGAG GAGGTGGGGACCGAGGCTACGGTGGCGGCCGTTATGACAACCGAAGTGGAGGCTACGGCGGGTCCAGGGATTACTACGGCAGCAG GAATCAGGGAGGCTATGGGGACCGCTACTCCGGAGGCTCCTATAGAGACAGCTACGACAACTAG
- the LOC135894979 gene encoding uncharacterized protein LOC135894979 isoform X4 yields MESPWMGVRSELTMLGNLPVDPEVAHSEAEAEAAATPEEVETEATVAAAMTTEVEAMAGPGTTAAVREDITTATPLEALTETTMTTKVQEDGASCSTLKGGDTETRTDSSAQGGRHAQEFATRAPAHLSWTGPMTAVGRVRPC; encoded by the exons ATGGAGAG TCCGTGGATGGGCGTCAGATCAGAGTTGACCATGCTGGGAAATCTTCCCGTGGATCCAGAGGTGGCTCATTCGGAGGCAGAGGCCGAGGCCGCGGCTACTCCAGAG GAGGTGGAGACAGAAGCTACGGTGGCGGCCGCTATGACAACAGAAGTGGAGGCTATGGCGGGTCCCGGGACTACGGCGGCAG TCAGGGAGGATATAACGACCGCTACTCCTCTGGAGGCTCTTACAGAGACAACTATGACAACTAAG GTGCAAGAGGACGGCGCCAGCTGCTCTACCCTGAAAGGAGGGGATACGGAGACTAGAACGGACAGTTCGGCCCAAG GTGGTCGGCACGCACAGGAGTTTGCCACAAGGGCACCCGCACACCTGAGCTGGACGGGCCCGATGACTGCTGTGGGGAGAGTCAGGCCCTGCTGA